The region gagacgtcgttttacaacgaaatgtGCAACTTCTGTTTCACAAGTCGTGGTTGGGTGGGTGCTCAAAGTCTAAATCTATGACAAAAACCTGTGCtgtggcttaaaacgatgggagctgTCGTTTTAAAGCGAAGCGAGTCAGATTTCAGCATCTCGGTCTTACAAGTCGTCGGTGGGTGGGCGCTCCAAATCTAAATCTCTATCAACTACGCGAAATAGAGTAATaatgcttaaaacgatgggagacgtcgttttacaaagaaacaagccagatttgagcacttcagaTTTTCAAGTCATCACTGGGTGGGCGCtgaaaagctaaatctctaagaactgcgcgaaaagcttgtattgagGCATAACACGATGGGAGACATCattttacaacgaaaagagccaTATTTGTGCACTGCGGTTTCACAAGTCATCATTAGGTGGGCGCCCAAAATCTAAAACTCTAAGAAcattgcgaaaagcatgtattgcgcTTAAAACGGTGGGCGACATCGTTTTATAACGAAACGAGCCGAATTTgagcaattcgattttacaagtcatcgctgGGCGGGCGCTAAAAAgataaatctctaagaactgtgcaaAAAGCGTGTACTGCGCTTAAAACGATGAgaaacgtcgttttacaacgaaacgagcccgATTTAAGCACTTCCGTTTagcaagtcgtcgttgggtgggcgttCAAAAGCTAGAATtccaactgcgcgaaaagcgtgtattggcgcTTAAACGATGGGaacgtcgttttacaacaaaaatttccacttcagttttacaagtcatggTTGGGTGCTCAAAATCAAATATCTCTAAGACGAAAAGCCTGTGTTGGGCCTTAAAAAGATGGGAGAcgtagttttaaagcgaaacgagccagatttcagcACCTCGGTCTTAAAGTCGTCGGTGGGttggcgctcaaaagctaaatctctaacaaCTACGCGAAATAGTGTATTaatgcttaaaacgatgggagacgtcgttttaaaaagaaacgagccagatttgagcaccgGATTTTCAAGTCATcattgggtgggcgctcaaaagctaaatctctaagaactgcgcgaaaagcttgtattgggGCATAacacgatgggagacgtcgttttacaacgaaatgaACCATATTTCAGCACTGCGGTTTCACAAGTCTTCATTTTGTGGGCGCCCAAAAGCTAAAACTCTaagagctgcgcgaaaatcatatatttacgtttaaaacgatgggagacgtcgttttacaacgaaacgtgcAAGATTTGAGCTCTTTGTTTTTACAAGTTATCGTTCGGTCAGTGCTGAAAAGTTATATcactaagaacagcgcgaaaagcgtgtatatgGCCacaacgatgggagacgtcgttttactacaaaacgagccagatttgagcactgattttacaagtcatcgttttgCGGGTGCTCAAAACCTAAATCTCTAAGAACAagtcgaaaagcgtgtattgcggCTTAAAGCGATGAGAGACTTcgttttacaactaaacgagccagatatGAGCACTTCAGTTTTACAAGCCGTTGTTGGGTGGGCACTCAAAAACTacatctctaagaactgcgcgaaaagcgtgtgttgggGCTTAGAAGGTTGGGACACGTCGGTTTAGAGCAAAACGAGACAGAGttcagcacttcggttttacaagtgctcgctAGGTGGTAGCTCGAAAGGTagatctctaagaactgtgcgaaaagcttgtattgggatttaaaacgatgggagacgtcgttgtACAACAAAACGAGCCGTATTTGAGCACTTCGAATTTACAGGAAATCTTTGGATgggcgctcaaaaactaaatctctaagaactgtgcgaaatgcgTGTATAAGAATGTAAATCGATTGGAGACATCGGtttacaacgaaaagagccagatttgagcacttccgttttacaagtcgtcgttgggtgggcgctcagaagctaaatctccaagaactgcgcgaaaagcgtatacTGGGGATTAAAACGATGGCGAacattgttttacaacgaaacaagccagattttagcacttcggttttactactcgtcgatgggtgggcgctcaaaaaccaaatctctaggaactgcgcgaaaagcgtatgGTTGGGCTTAATAGGATAGGAGACATCGTTTTACAGCGAAAAGAGCCATATTTGTGCACTTCGGTTTCACAAGTCATCATTAGGTGAGCGCTCAAAAAcaaaatctctaagaactgcgcgaaaagcgtatatttcggtttaaatgatttgagcactttgtttttacaagttatcgttcggtcagtgctgaaaagttatatctctaagaacagcgcgaaaagcgtgtttatggcttaaaacgatgggagacgtcgttttgcAACAAAAGGAGCCAGAAGTGATCACTGGTTTCTCAAGTCATCGTTCGGTGGGTGCTCAAAACCGAAATCTCTAAGAACAggtcgaaaagcgtgtattgcggCTTAAAACGATGGCAGACTTGgttttacaactaaacgagccagatatTACGACTTCGGTTTTAGAAGTCGTCGTTTGGTGGACACTCAGAAACtcaatctctaagaactgcgcgaaaagcatgtgttggTGCTTAGAACGTTGGGACacgtttttttagagcgaaacgcaCCAGgcttgagcacttcggttttacaagtggtcgttaggtgggcgctcaaaacataaatctctaagaactgcgcgaaaagcgtgtattgaggCTTAAAACGATTGGAGAGGTTGTTTTACaatgaaacgagccagatttgaggatCTCGGTTTTTCTAGTCGTCgttaggtgggcgctcaaaacataaataccaaagAACTGTGCTAAAATCGTGTGtttgggcttaaaacgatgggagacgtcgtatTAATGCGAAGCGAGCCAGATTTCTGCACTTCGTTTTACGAGTCGTCGTTGCGGTggcgctcaaaaactaaatctctaaaaacggcgcgaaaagtgTGTATTCAAGATTAAAATGATGGCAGAcgacgttttacaacgaaacaagccagatttgagcccttctgttttgcaagtcgtcgttccgtgggcgctaaaaagctaaatctctaaaaCCTGCGCGAAAAGTAATATTgcacttaaaacgatgggagacgttttacaacgaaacaagccagattttcgcacttcggttttacaagtaacctctggatgggcgctcaaaagctaaaattcgaagaactgtgcgaaaagcgtgtattgggatctaaaacaatgggagacgtcgttttataACGAAAAGTGCCTCTTCGGATTTAAAAGTCGTGGTTGGTTGGGCGCTCAAAGGCTCAGTCTttaagatctgcgcgaaaagcgtgtattgaggcttaaaacgatgggagacgtcgttttcacGCGAACCGAGCCAGATTTCAGCACTTCGGTTTCGCAAATCGTCGTTTGGTGGGCgctaaaaagctaaatctctaagaactgtgcgtaAAGCGATATTGGGTATAAAACGATGGGAAGCGTCGTTATACAACGAAACGgtccagatttgagcacttcggttttacaagtaataTCTGGATGGGCGCTCAAACGCTAAATGTCTAATAattgtgcgaaaagcgtgtattgcgcttaaaacgataagagacgtcgttttacaacaaaacgaggcGTATTTGAGCACTTGGAATTTACAAGAAATCTTTGGATGGGCGCtgaaaaactaaatctctaagtACTGTGCGAAATGCGTGTATAAGGATTTAAATCGATTGGAGAcctcgttttacaacgaaaagagccagatttgagcacttccgttttacaagtcgtcgttgggtgggcactcagaagctaaatctccaagaactgcgcgaaaagcgtgtatttcggcttaaaacgatgggagacattgttttacaacgaaacgagccagattttagcacttcggttttactactcgtcgatgggtgggcgctcaaaaaccaaatctctaagaactgcgctagAAGCGTGTGGTTGGGCTTAATACGATaggagacatcgttttacaacggaAAGAGCCATATTTGTGCACTTCGGATTCACAAGTCATCATTAGGTGagcgctcaaaaactaaatctctaagtactgcgcgaaaagcgtatattTCGGTTTAAGTGGATGGgtgacgtcgttttacaacgaaacgagccagatttgaggacTTTGTTTTTACAATTTATCGTTCGCTCAGTGCTCAAATGTTATATCTTTAAGAAcaacgcgaaaagcttgtatacgacttaaaacgatgggagacgtcgttttacagctaaacgagccagatttgagcacttcagttttacaagtcttcgctGGGTGGGCcctcaaaagctaaatctgtaagaactgcgagaaaagcgtgtCTTGGGACTTAAAACGATGGCAGACGTAAAACGAAACGAGCCGGATTTGAGCACTTCGTTTTTAAAAGTCATCGCTGGGTGGGCGTTAAAAAGCTAAATTTccacgaactgcgcgaaaaagcgtGTTTGGGTTTAAAGCGATGGGAAACGTCGTTTTACTACGAAAAGAGCGAGATATGAGCACTTCGGCTTTACAAGTCTTTGCGCGGGCGCTAAAAAAGATAAATCCctaagaacggcgcgaaaagcggtATTGGGTCTTCAAACGATGGgggacgtcgttttacaacgaaaagcgccacttcggttttcacaagtcgtggttggttgggcgctcagaagctaaatcttcaagaactgtgcgaaaagcgtgtattggggcttaaaacgattggagacgtcgttttacaacgaaacgaaccagagtttagcacttcggttttactactCTTCGATGGGTGggccctcaaaaaccaaatctctcagaactgcgcgagaagcgggtgtttgggcttaatacgatgggagacgtcgttttacaatgaaaagtgcaaattttgagCAGTTCACTTTTACAAGACATCATTAGATGGgtgctcaaaaactaaatctctaaggactgcgcgaaaagcgcgtattggtcttaaaacgatgggagacttcgttttacaactaaacgagcCAGACATGAGcacttgaagttgaagttgaagtttattcctttcttacaaaggaggagccgggactaaaagctgcggcgacagcttgacaacggtcccggctcctttacatacccggcagtagaggaggaaaagcgacggctgtacatacaacaaacatacatacatacaaagcaaaagtaaataaatcaacactttgcaggccacctatgcacatcatgcaaaaatgacataataaaatgcgatgcgatgaaaaggtcatagataatcatacaaagaatggtgcataatgatcagaaagattgcatctgaaattctcaaggaaaagaattctcccggcagtattcccgaatttcgtgttttgattttcgtgttgtcaaaattttcttcgtttaatcTGTTCAGCAGAATTGGAAGGTTATAATATAAAGATTGATTCACATAATAGACTCTTGGTGTTGGGGTAAACCAAATTTATCTGTgtcttgtgtcacggcagctgCCGTTTTCTCTGACTTGTGCAAGCAAAATGATGAGGTTGTCGGGGTGTTTTAGGTGAGATTTTTAACATGATAGTAGTCTATAAGTATATAACGCAAATATTGGAAGGATTTCATActttacaaaaatattcctggtgggagaaaagagtggtacattggcaatacatctcactgcttttttctgaagcagctgtatcttgttaagatttgttatgcctgttgttccccacactatgttacaatattgcaaatgagaaaCAACTAACGCATTGTAAAGTATGATCTTTACCCTTATTGGAAGGATGTGCCTAAACCGCGCAAGTATACCAAGGGCTGAGGCGACCTTTGAACGTATGTAATCAATATGTGTATTCCAAGTTAAATTGCTTGAAAAGGTAACTCCCAGTGTTTTTACTGACTCAACGAGCTGTATAGGCTGGCTATTGAATACGGCTTTGATAGGacgcgatattttctttcccttaggacGGAACAACATAATTTTAGTCTTCACAGGATTTATTCGTAGATAATTTGCTTCTGCCCATAAACCTAGTTGAATAAgtgcattgtttgtttgtttttcgacgtCTGTTTAGGATGTACCTGTGATAAAGAAagatgtgtcatcagcatatgatACTACATGAGCGCTACTTGTGCTGTagaaaatatcatttatataaattaagaacagtaatggcccatgtatgcttccttgaggcactccagatGTTATAGGGAGAGTAGAAGAAGTTGCTGTGTTTATGTCTACATACTGAGCTCTGTGTGATAAGTAGGATTCTAATAAAGTTAGCGctacaccacgtacaccataccTATTTAATTTAAAAAGAAGGACATCATGATTAATGAGGTCAAATGCCTTAGTAAAATTGATATAAATACCaacttggcagctgcggtagcggagacaacggccgtgctatatcttctgcccatattttgcagtTTTGCTACCAGAAATTTTAATTTACTGCATGTAAAACTATTCAGTGTGAATCCGCTACCGTATTGCTGCCAAGCACATTATTGCGCGTCTTGTTGTGGAGCTAATTTGCATTTTGTTTGTCAAAGTCTGAGAAATGACCAAAGAGCTTCAGGAAATGTTTGAAGACTTGAAGCGTGAAATAAAACAAGAGTTTCGCGATTTGAGAGAAAGTATCGAGTGAGACCTCAGGAAAGATATCAGAGAAATTAAGACCAGCATGGGCTTTACTATCAAAAGCTATGAAGAAATAAAAGATTCTGTTAAAAGAGTTGGAACAGAGAACAAGGATCTGAAAGAAACAATAAGAACGCTGCTAGAGGAACGTCAGGCTCTGTGTGCACAGGTAAAGGAACAAGAGTCCCGACTTATGCAGACCGAGCAGCACTCACGGTGTTTCAACATTGAAATTAAAGGAGTGCCACAAATAGAAAATGAAAACTTGCAAGAACTAACGAAAAAATTGGCTCAAGAAATTGGCATGCCTCTGGCGGACGCTGACATAGGGGTTTGCCATCGTGTTCAAACTGTCGGAAATGCTGCCTCCCCTAACATAATTGTGCAGTTTACACGCAGAGCTCAGCGTAACTCTTTCCTGGAAAAAGCTAGAAAGTGCAGGCTTACGGCAAATGACCTGGCGTTAAAACCTAACAACGACATCTTTGTGAACGAGCACCTGTGCCCAGCTATGAAACGTCTTTTCGGTGCTGCAAATGCAGCGAAAAAAGCGCAGGGTTGGAAATACGCGTGGGTCAAGAATGGAAAAATCTATGTTCGCAAATCTGATACCACACCCGTCATCCCTATCACCCGCGTGGATGACCTGTCCAAGATAGCGTAAAGTGCTTGCCCTTATCTAGCTTTGTTGTCCAACAATTATGGGTTTTCTGCCGCAAGAAATTCAGAAGTTGGTTCTGACCAAAAAGCCAGCCCTATCCTTTTTCACCAGAACGTCCgctctttaaaaaataaagaaagtgaaATGAATGCTTTGCTAGATCTTTTAGGAGTATCATTCACGGTGTTAATGCTTACTGAAGCATGGTATGAAGATGAATCGGCTGTATTTCAATCACCTGGTTATCAATGTTTCTTTCGCAATCGTCAGAACAAAAAAGGTGGCGGTGTTTCTATTCTCGTAAAAGAGAATCTTATCTGTGATACTGAAGAACGTTTCTGTGCTGTCACACCTGATTTTGAGGCGCTTACTCTACGCCATCTTGATAATCTGTTTTGcgtggtgtacaggccaccgtCTGGTACTTTTAGCCGATTTTTGGCCTTCTTAGACGAAGTTTTGGAATATGTTGTGGAACAGAAAGTGAATATCTTTTTGGGTGGAGACCTGAACGTGAACATGCTTATACCTACGCCTAACCAAAATGAACTCAGCCTTACTCTTTCTGCATATGGGCTGTCCAATGTTATCACTTATCCAACACGGATCACAGAACAAAGCTCTACTTTATTGGATGTATTTATTACTAATATTAGCACTGACACAATATTCGCTGGAACTACGTATACTAGCATGAGCGACCATCTGGGAATATTTCTATTGGTAGATAGGCCCTTTCCGAACAAGTGGAATAGAGAGCAAACTACTTATCGCCAAGTAATTAATCCTGCTCGCCTTGAGTCATTCCGGTGCGCAGTTGAACAGCAATCATGGAACTCCGTCTACACATGGAGTGATAGTAATACTGCATATTCAAAATTTATAAGCATATTTAAAGATATATACCACCTACATTTTCCGTTAGTGCAAGTGAAGAAACCGAAGAAAGCGCGAAAACCCTGGTTGTTAACACGAGAGTTGTTGAATATGATTAAGCATAAAAATGCGTTATTTGCTAA is a window of Amblyomma americanum isolate KBUSLIRL-KWMA chromosome 4, ASM5285725v1, whole genome shotgun sequence DNA encoding:
- the LOC144127770 gene encoding uncharacterized protein LOC144127770, encoding MGFTIKSYEEIKDSVKRVGTENKDLKETIRTLLEERQALCAQVKEQESRLMQTEQHSRCFNIEIKGVPQIENENLQELTKKLAQEIGMPLADADIGVCHRVQTVGNAASPNIIVQFTRRAQRNSFLEKARKCRLTANDLALKPNNDIFVNEHLCPAMKRLFGAANAAKKAQGWKYAWVKNGKIYVRKSDTTPVIPITRVDDLSKIA